The window CAGGCTATGGAGGAATTAAGGCGAGATATCATTCTGGCTGGCGGTACGCATGATGCATATGGTGCCGTGGTAGGTGATAGATACGCCGGCACCAGCATTGTAGAACGCCGGGCGACAAAGCTGGCTGACAGTATATTGCTCCGGGAAATGGAGCGAATTACGAAAGCCATAGCGGACACCTACGCCCGGGCAAAGGAGGAAGGCCGCCGGGTGGTATGGGTGAAGTATGGACTGGCAATTGGCTGGGAACCGCCGGCGGAACTTGCAGCGCGGATGGAGGGGCGGAATAGGTTTGATATGTCGCCAGACGATATGGCGGAAGTGCTGAACGTGGACCGGGCGACGTTTCACCGGTATCGGTCGGGGTTCGTTTATGGAGTAGCCGAAAGGTTGGGGTGGTATTGATATGACTATTTTTGATGAATAGTAACCCTGTGTTAACTTTCATGGTGGTTAGGAGGGATTATATTGATACCTTTGCCGCAAAAAAAATATCAAATAATTTATGCAGACCCGCCTTGGGAATATAAACAAAGTGGAAGTAAAACAAATTCAAGAGGAATGGCTAAACAACATTACTCTACGATGTCAACAGAAGATATATGTAATTTGCCAGTAAGAGAAATTTGCACAGATAATGCTATATGTTTTATGTGGGCAACATTCCCGAATATAGGCGAGGCTTTAAAGGTTATGAAAGCATGGGGTTTTGAATATAAAACGGCAGCATTTGTATGGATAAAAAAGAATAAAAAATCATGGACAAATTTTTGGGGTATGGGTGCATATACAAGAGCAAATGCGGAAGTTTGTTTGTTAGGCATAAGCAAAAAAACAAAAGCAAAACAAATGGTAAAAAGACATGACATACACCAAATAATTGAATCCCCTGTTGAACATCATTCTAAAAAACCTGACATTGTAAGAGATAAAATTGTTCAATTGCTCGGAGATTTACCAAGAATTGAATTATTTGCAAGACAACAAGTGACAGGATGGGATAGCTGGGGTGATGAAATTCCATAAATCAAGAAGTTAAAAGAAATATCATTAGGTATAAAATAAATCTGCGGCTTTTCTGCGACGACTTTCATGGTGGTTAGGAGGAG is drawn from Desulfofalx alkaliphila DSM 12257 and contains these coding sequences:
- a CDS encoding MT-A70 family methyltransferase, which codes for MPLPQKKYQIIYADPPWEYKQSGSKTNSRGMAKQHYSTMSTEDICNLPVREICTDNAICFMWATFPNIGEALKVMKAWGFEYKTAAFVWIKKNKKSWTNFWGMGAYTRANAEVCLLGISKKTKAKQMVKRHDIHQIIESPVEHHSKKPDIVRDKIVQLLGDLPRIELFARQQVTGWDSWGDEIP